From the Oryzias latipes chromosome 22, ASM223467v1 genome, one window contains:
- the bmf gene encoding bcl-2-modifying factor isoform X1 translates to MDDEEDDVFEPDPNKWRTTARKIKCEDRGTQTPGPALVPNNGMLLCGLAEEPRPLFYGNAGFRLHFPARFELAGDLEVRRHDREAERRGMERLPRQQPVARSTEACIAQKLQLIGDQFHRERLQLYHRNQRNQGPVWWRLATALVSLLFDRGFIAGAGGAGQR, encoded by the exons ATGGACGATGAGGAAGACGATGTGTTCGAGCCGGACCCCAACAAGTGGCGCACGACAGCCAGGAAGATAAAGTGTGAAGACCGGGGCACGCAGACACCCGGTCCTGCCCTGGTACCAAACAACGGCATGCTTCTCTGTGGACTTGCAGAGGAGCCCAGACCACTTTTCTACG GTAACGCAGGTTTTCGATTGCACTTCCCAGCACGCTTTGAGCTTGCTGGGGATCTTGAGGTGAGGCGGCACGACAGGGAAGCAGAGCGGCGCGGGATGGAGCGGCTTCCCCGGCAGCAGCCTGTGGCACGCAGCACGGAGGCCTGCATTGCACAGAAACTCCAGCTGATAGGGGACCAGTTTCACCGGGAACGCCTACAACTG TATCATCGAAACCAAAGGAACCAGGGGCCGGTGTGGTGGCGCCTCGCCACGGCTCTCGTCAGCCTTCTATTCGATAGAGGCTTTATTGCTGGAGCAGGGGGTGCAGGACAAAGGTAA
- the bmf gene encoding bcl-2-modifying factor isoform X2 — MDDEEDDVFEPDPNKWRTTARKIKCEDRGTQTPGPALVPNNGMLLCGLAEEPRPLFYARFELAGDLEVRRHDREAERRGMERLPRQQPVARSTEACIAQKLQLIGDQFHRERLQLYHRNQRNQGPVWWRLATALVSLLFDRGFIAGAGGAGQR; from the exons ATGGACGATGAGGAAGACGATGTGTTCGAGCCGGACCCCAACAAGTGGCGCACGACAGCCAGGAAGATAAAGTGTGAAGACCGGGGCACGCAGACACCCGGTCCTGCCCTGGTACCAAACAACGGCATGCTTCTCTGTGGACTTGCAGAGGAGCCCAGACCACTTTTCTACG CACGCTTTGAGCTTGCTGGGGATCTTGAGGTGAGGCGGCACGACAGGGAAGCAGAGCGGCGCGGGATGGAGCGGCTTCCCCGGCAGCAGCCTGTGGCACGCAGCACGGAGGCCTGCATTGCACAGAAACTCCAGCTGATAGGGGACCAGTTTCACCGGGAACGCCTACAACTG TATCATCGAAACCAAAGGAACCAGGGGCCGGTGTGGTGGCGCCTCGCCACGGCTCTCGTCAGCCTTCTATTCGATAGAGGCTTTATTGCTGGAGCAGGGGGTGCAGGACAAAGGTAA